The nucleotide window ACAACAAACTTTTTATCCAAAGCTTCATTTTCTAATTGGTCATAAATTTCCACTATCCGAGCTTTCATCTGTTCGATTTTTTCTTCCACACCATCATCGAAACCTTTATCCAACTGATCAATCAGTAAATGTAACGTCTCATGATGAGTATGTATTTCTTTTTCAATGCCTAAATGTTGGACTCGATACCCTTCTTCTCTCATATCGCGGACTCCATTTTGCAGATGATCTAAATCTTCTGGCATTGAGTGTTTACACAGACGATATAAATGTGGAAATACATCAACTTTCCGTTCTAATTCATCTAGTCTTGCTTTCAGACTATTCACCAATTCATATGCATCAGTGTAATTACCAGAAGCAGCTACTTCTTCATAACGACTCATTTCTTGTTCAATTTCATCAAGTTCTACTTCGAATACAACTTCTGCTTTACCAAGTTGATACCCATTTTGTAAAACCTTCTTTCTCACTTCACGAATTCGAGGATCCAATTTTTTAGCTTCTTCTCTACTGTCTTGCTCTGAGTGAAGCAAACGGTCTACCTCTTGGTAAATTTCATCAATTGTATGTTCAACTTCATTCAATTTTTCATCCACGTGCTTTAACGTACGGGATGCTCTACCGAAACGATACTTTTCAGCTGATTCCTCAGCGTCTAAAAGTTCTTCTTCAACATTCGCGAACACTTTTTGATTGATATCGTCCCATTCGCTTCTCCAAGTTTCAAAAAGCTCTTCAGTTTCACCAGTTAAATTCAACCCTCGAACTTTTCCTAATTCATCGGCAACACGTCTGTTCATTAAAAGGACTTTTTTCTCTTCTAGTTCGTCTACTCGTTGATACACCCTTTTGCGCATAAAAACTCCAGTTAATATAAATAAAACAATTACTATGAAAATTCCGAGTATATATTCCATCAAAAGCCCCCTTACAATACACAACTATTGACTTAAATCCATTTCCCTTTATGATAGCATGTTTTGACAAAATATTGCTAAATATTTTGTGTTTTTACATGAAAAAGTTGATATTTCGCGAAAAAACACGAATAAAACTTAAGTACTTGCCGGAAACCACTTTCTCAACGTATTGATATAAGTCCTGATGAAGAGTCTTCCACTTTGATCCCAGTTATAGTGGTTTTGCCAATCGTTGGCGTAAGTAAAGGGACCATTCAACACGCTTTTCAATTGAATATAGAACGTTTCCTGCTCGATTTCATTAAGTCCGTAACTTTTCACCATTTTCTCGACCGCCTCATCAAAATAATATTTCTCTTTTGCTAAGTAAGTCGAAGACATTTCACGTATGAAAGTATTATCAAGAGACAACTCTCTTTGAATAAAACAAGTAAATTGAAACTGATCATATTTATAATGTATAATTTCTTCAATTAGATTAAAGAATTGATTGGAGTCATCGATTGAGTTCTCGACTGATAATTGCTCTAGTAATTCCAAATATTGTTCGAAATAATCAACGGTCATTTTTTCAAGCAAACCTTGCTTATTTTTAAAATAATAGCTGATCAATGAGACATTCACTTTAGCCCGATCGGTTATCGCTCTGATTGATGTCCCTTTGAAGCCGTTATAATAAAAGAGTTCGGCAGCCGATGACAT belongs to Halalkalibacillus sediminis and includes:
- a CDS encoding septation ring formation regulator EzrA — protein: MEYILGIFIVIVLFILTGVFMRKRVYQRVDELEEKKVLLMNRRVADELGKVRGLNLTGETEELFETWRSEWDDINQKVFANVEEELLDAEESAEKYRFGRASRTLKHVDEKLNEVEHTIDEIYQEVDRLLHSEQDSREEAKKLDPRIREVRKKVLQNGYQLGKAEVVFEVELDEIEQEMSRYEEVAASGNYTDAYELVNSLKARLDELERKVDVFPHLYRLCKHSMPEDLDHLQNGVRDMREEGYRVQHLGIEKEIHTHHETLHLLIDQLDKGFDDGVEEKIEQMKARIVEIYDQLENEALDKKFVVQRLEKVDEQMEEARETFSETKDNIIAVKENYHLTDDRYDQQYQLEKTIEKLNKEAMRIREMVENGDQPFSEIRIDLEQWLIDFEAWREPQEKLDYYLHNLRKDELDARERIDNLKQKIANVRQQLQKSNLPGIPSYILDLVEQARSLIGQTYDSLEDQPLDMEQVEMNLTKAEKCVNHAVEQTKFLIEQAYLAERVIQYANRYRSKYPVLAANISEAETHFRNYEYETALEKAGNTLEEIEPGALERIEKVTETSVS
- the refZ gene encoding forespore capture DNA-binding protein RefZ produces the protein MSEKNSKEKIMSSAAELFYYNGFKGTSIRAITDRAKVNVSLISYYFKNKQGLLEKMTVDYFEQYLELLEQLSVENSIDDSNQFFNLIEEIIHYKYDQFQFTCFIQRELSLDNTFIREMSSTYLAKEKYYFDEAVEKMVKSYGLNEIEQETFYIQLKSVLNGPFTYANDWQNHYNWDQSGRLFIRTYINTLRKWFPAST